One Thomasclavelia spiroformis DSM 1552 DNA window includes the following coding sequences:
- a CDS encoding polysaccharide lyase family 8 super-sandwich domain-containing protein — protein sequence MNQYAIMREKFHDMAVGGDYDVNDPIVKPMLKSINDTAQAYWDNMNKNPVSNAINGSYMNEDDTALDPNLDASKDYVFPEYPLGKRRSGSSSYINANSIQFTYQYIRAMALAYETKGCALYKNKDMLEDIKMALEFMNKYHYNQAFKQGDKTVPYGNWFSWRLGAPVYLGETLLLLYDDLDKEVINKYATTMEEFVNWTSFTGANSTWNERVSMYTGLLTEKESYMSHIQSVMPTVLKYTEPGDGSFPDGYYEDGTFIQHTTFPYNGGYGLMCLTDTAYLLYMLSGTKWDLGEASANIVYDWVIDSYEPMVYNGLSMDAFRGREITRSDTTQPRGALIIANAMLMLSENAPENIQEQFKGCIKQWFSNDFMIEQMNASADTPWYKFPLDTVVKVNNILNNDSITPISFDGTTYQMNNGARTIHWSKEGWAYTIAMSSPTIKTYEGGDSNNKGWYIGNGATYLYTNDLERTEGVEKATKDWYRIPGATSVYGRNQGTQYNLNPFAGGVTDGVYGVSGMDLSMTTHDLKAKKSWFMFDDEVVALGSNISGQYDVETTLENYKIDNENRTYYVDGNKQTMTMDGAEIAYDNAKTFHMSGNVEDSDIGFYFPNNLDINVKSETRSGTWSSLGEYNRDTNTYSADYFTAWMDHSANGNGANDSSYSYVLLPGKSVDETTEYATNSDIEIIRQDDKAHAVYEKSLGTLGVNFWQKGYTSVDLGNVKNYVTSDSPASVMINDTDNGLNVSVTDTTQQNKDYITLEINREVSGIVSSDKEIEVIQMAPTTIIKVNVKDADGKNFQIKFSYDDVDLKPTSIANVSMDDDALVVDINREVNAKSYLIHYGVESGKYTDVLETEDLTTRIYGLTPDTTYYLNVQAKNGENISEFGKEVSFTTTATTSFFDEFETMDKMLTHTSNWDFDSGNAGQGGQPNNFEGDSTRIKRVGSNKNSEESIVYMLPSLQDFNLEVYGYDNSIGTINIYTSQDGEIWQKQEYRKSTPVNTKNGWFRQNLLTPDSGVNENANYLKIEVCDHPTKVWAPQFTRFDATMKNSSNLKMLKDSMQNDSKTYLTNDVDYTTYLEDDVVNATSDNGELLYSYTNIKEGTIIAYVKDGGKIDVLTSKDGLTYQPLEVSKEEIETKDGYTKIKIHIPELEENTDYLKIAMSKDSMILDVALNYVPENADIQQIRFVDEKIDGVIDYDIVPSIKVAPMNAQSKLVYSSSNDDIASFKDGTLQFIKQGTATVNVEVNGKDISASLPITVYKDMALKKTATASSSKAGYGVANAVDGNTDTTRWQSNTEGKEWIQVDLRKETTFDAIDLSWYSNGESYDILISNDGKNWKTIKSITDAKYGQYARFDFDEPITARYVKIQGVSEAQYSLFAFRVLQKTGSEDEVELEPWNLALNKPAYSSGLHPSDGNGKAEKYAVDGSIATRWASRRTNDEWFYVDLQANCNIQAVNILWETASAKEFKLQISNDGKTWIDMAHIKNNSVQGDWTNHTFSQDYVGRYVRMQGIEANTKYGYSIYEFQVMGTTIDDPDNQDINSISFVDTTMSMLKGQTTTLDIITDPENIISSSIGWKSSDPSLVTVNNNGKITVKGKSGFATITAYSIKNPDVKAECIINITPNAGKVIKVEGLSLINTIDTLALGDIHQLSAKITPENATHKYIIWSSSDETIIQIDATGKLKAVGIGVATITAKTTGGTSVDLTITVKEVNRDALQEAYNNNKDKTSETYTPVSWQVFDEAMQHAKAVLDNENASQKEVDQALTILITAVEGLVKKANKFELQIAIDLANAITDEDLEKVIPVVVDEFIAARDEANAVYNNENASQVEVNNVFDRLASVMQKLEFFKGDKTALKAFIDKVSGLEADKYIQATWTAFETELSEAKAVYKDENAMQEEVNKAYSELVTEFLNLRLIPDKSLLEELINQAEGLNSANYTKATFDGLTKALNEAKVVFENPNASQVEVDNAKATLEKAIAGLQTVTIDNTVSTPVNNGDTTTSVKTGDESLTGMFATIALLSVAGYTVLKRKED from the coding sequence GTGAATCAATATGCAATTATGCGTGAAAAATTTCATGATATGGCTGTTGGTGGAGATTATGATGTTAACGATCCAATTGTTAAACCAATGTTAAAATCAATCAATGATACTGCACAGGCATATTGGGATAATATGAATAAAAATCCTGTTTCTAATGCAATAAATGGAAGCTATATGAATGAAGATGATACTGCTTTAGATCCAAATTTAGATGCATCTAAAGATTATGTTTTTCCAGAGTATCCTTTAGGAAAACGTAGAAGTGGGAGTAGTTCGTATATTAATGCAAATTCGATTCAGTTTACATATCAATATATTAGAGCGATGGCTTTAGCATATGAAACAAAAGGATGTGCACTATATAAAAATAAAGATATGCTTGAAGATATTAAAATGGCATTAGAGTTTATGAACAAATATCATTACAATCAAGCATTTAAACAAGGAGATAAGACTGTTCCTTATGGTAACTGGTTTTCTTGGCGTTTGGGGGCACCAGTATATTTAGGGGAAACATTATTACTTTTATATGATGATTTAGATAAAGAAGTGATTAACAAATATGCTACAACTATGGAAGAATTTGTTAACTGGACTTCTTTTACAGGTGCTAATTCAACATGGAATGAAAGAGTAAGTATGTATACCGGTTTATTAACAGAAAAAGAATCCTATATGAGCCATATTCAATCTGTTATGCCTACAGTATTAAAGTATACTGAACCAGGAGATGGATCTTTCCCTGATGGATATTATGAAGATGGAACATTTATTCAACATACAACATTCCCTTATAATGGTGGATATGGTTTAATGTGTTTAACTGATACGGCTTATTTATTATATATGCTTTCAGGAACAAAATGGGATCTTGGTGAAGCTAGTGCTAATATTGTATATGATTGGGTTATAGATTCATATGAACCAATGGTATATAATGGATTAAGTATGGATGCTTTTCGTGGTAGAGAAATTACTAGAAGTGATACAACTCAACCTAGAGGTGCATTGATTATTGCCAATGCAATGTTAATGTTAAGTGAAAATGCTCCTGAAAACATTCAAGAACAATTTAAAGGGTGTATTAAACAATGGTTTAGTAATGATTTTATGATTGAACAGATGAACGCTAGTGCTGATACACCATGGTATAAATTTCCTTTAGATACAGTTGTTAAGGTGAATAATATTTTAAATAATGATAGTATTACACCAATAAGTTTTGATGGAACAACTTATCAGATGAATAATGGAGCACGTACAATTCATTGGTCAAAAGAAGGATGGGCTTATACAATTGCAATGTCTTCTCCAACAATCAAAACTTATGAAGGTGGTGATTCCAATAATAAAGGATGGTATATTGGAAATGGTGCTACTTATTTATATACAAATGATTTAGAACGTACTGAAGGAGTAGAAAAAGCAACAAAAGATTGGTATCGTATTCCAGGAGCTACATCAGTATATGGAAGAAATCAAGGGACTCAATACAATTTAAATCCATTTGCAGGTGGAGTCACTGATGGTGTATATGGTGTATCTGGGATGGATCTCTCAATGACAACTCATGATTTGAAAGCAAAAAAATCTTGGTTTATGTTTGATGATGAAGTTGTTGCTTTGGGAAGTAATATTAGTGGACAATACGATGTAGAAACAACACTTGAAAATTATAAAATTGATAATGAAAATAGAACTTACTATGTAGATGGTAATAAACAAACTATGACGATGGATGGTGCAGAAATTGCTTATGATAATGCTAAAACATTCCATATGAGTGGAAATGTAGAAGATTCAGATATTGGATTTTATTTCCCAAACAACTTAGATATTAATGTAAAAAGTGAAACTAGATCAGGAACATGGTCTTCTTTAGGGGAATATAATCGTGATACTAATACATATAGTGCTGATTATTTTACTGCTTGGATGGATCATAGTGCAAACGGAAATGGTGCTAATGATAGTTCATATTCCTATGTATTATTACCAGGGAAATCTGTAGATGAAACAACTGAGTACGCAACAAATAGTGATATTGAAATTATCCGACAAGATGATAAGGCACATGCTGTTTATGAAAAGAGTTTAGGTACATTAGGAGTAAATTTCTGGCAAAAAGGATATACTTCAGTTGATTTAGGTAATGTTAAAAATTATGTAACAAGTGATAGTCCTGCTTCTGTTATGATCAACGATACTGATAATGGCTTAAACGTTTCAGTTACAGATACAACTCAACAAAATAAAGATTATATAACATTAGAAATTAATCGTGAAGTAAGCGGAATAGTTAGTAGCGACAAAGAAATAGAAGTTATTCAAATGGCACCTACAACAATTATTAAAGTTAATGTTAAAGATGCTGATGGTAAAAATTTCCAAATTAAGTTTTCATATGATGATGTGGATTTAAAACCTACTTCTATTGCAAATGTTTCTATGGATGATGATGCTTTAGTAGTAGATATCAATCGTGAAGTAAATGCAAAAAGTTATTTGATTCATTATGGCGTTGAAAGTGGAAAATATACAGATGTTTTAGAAACTGAAGATTTAACAACACGAATTTATGGATTAACACCAGATACTACTTATTATTTAAATGTACAAGCAAAAAATGGTGAAAATATTAGTGAATTTGGTAAAGAAGTTTCTTTTACAACAACAGCAACAACTTCATTTTTTGATGAATTTGAAACAATGGATAAAATGTTAACACATACATCAAATTGGGACTTTGATTCAGGAAATGCTGGACAAGGTGGACAACCAAATAACTTTGAGGGTGATAGTACGCGAATTAAACGTGTTGGTTCAAATAAAAATAGTGAAGAGTCAATTGTTTATATGCTTCCAAGTCTTCAAGATTTTAATTTAGAAGTATATGGTTATGATAATTCTATTGGAACAATCAATATATATACATCACAAGATGGAGAAATTTGGCAAAAACAAGAATATCGTAAATCAACGCCTGTAAATACAAAAAATGGATGGTTTAGACAAAATTTATTAACACCAGATAGCGGTGTAAATGAAAATGCAAATTATCTTAAAATTGAAGTTTGTGATCATCCAACAAAAGTATGGGCACCACAATTTACTAGATTTGATGCAACAATGAAAAATTCAAGTAATCTTAAAATGTTGAAGGATTCAATGCAAAATGATAGTAAAACATATTTAACTAATGATGTTGATTATACAACTTATTTAGAAGATGATGTAGTAAACGCAACAAGTGATAATGGGGAATTATTATATAGTTATACAAATATTAAAGAAGGAACAATTATCGCTTATGTTAAAGATGGTGGGAAAATTGATGTTCTTACATCAAAAGATGGTTTGACTTATCAGCCATTAGAAGTTTCAAAAGAAGAAATAGAAACAAAAGATGGATATACTAAAATAAAAATTCATATTCCTGAATTGGAAGAAAATACTGATTATTTAAAAATAGCAATGTCAAAAGATAGTATGATTTTAGATGTTGCATTAAATTATGTTCCAGAAAATGCAGATATTCAACAAATTCGTTTTGTTGATGAAAAAATTGATGGAGTTATTGATTATGATATTGTCCCTTCTATTAAAGTAGCTCCAATGAATGCACAAAGTAAACTTGTTTATAGTTCAAGTAATGATGATATTGCTTCATTTAAAGATGGTACATTACAGTTTATAAAACAAGGTACGGCAACAGTGAATGTAGAAGTTAATGGAAAAGATATATCTGCATCTTTGCCAATTACTGTATATAAAGATATGGCATTAAAAAAGACAGCAACTGCAAGTTCATCAAAAGCTGGTTATGGAGTAGCAAATGCTGTTGACGGTAACACTGACACAACAAGATGGCAATCTAATACAGAAGGTAAAGAATGGATTCAAGTAGATTTAAGAAAAGAAACAACATTTGATGCAATTGATCTTAGTTGGTATTCAAATGGTGAAAGTTATGATATTTTGATTTCTAATGATGGAAAAAATTGGAAAACTATTAAATCAATAACAGATGCTAAGTATGGTCAATATGCACGATTTGATTTTGATGAACCAATAACTGCTCGTTATGTAAAAATACAAGGGGTAAGTGAAGCTCAATATTCATTATTTGCTTTCCGTGTTTTACAAAAAACAGGAAGTGAAGACGAAGTTGAATTAGAACCATGGAATCTAGCATTAAATAAACCGGCATATAGTAGTGGATTACATCCAAGTGATGGAAATGGAAAAGCAGAAAAATATGCCGTAGATGGAAGTATTGCTACACGTTGGGCATCAAGAAGAACAAATGATGAATGGTTTTATGTGGATTTACAAGCTAACTGTAATATACAAGCAGTTAATATATTATGGGAAACTGCTTCAGCAAAAGAGTTTAAATTACAAATATCTAATGATGGTAAAACATGGATTGATATGGCACATATAAAAAATAATAGTGTACAAGGAGATTGGACAAATCATACTTTTAGTCAAGATTATGTTGGTAGATATGTGCGTATGCAAGGAATTGAAGCTAATACAAAGTATGGATATTCTATTTATGAATTCCAAGTAATGGGAACAACAATTGATGATCCGGATAATCAAGATATTAATAGTATATCATTTGTAGATACTACAATGAGTATGTTAAAAGGACAAACAACTACACTTGATATTATAACTGATCCAGAAAATATCATCTCTTCTAGTATTGGATGGAAATCATCAGATCCTAGTTTAGTAACTGTTAATAACAATGGTAAAATTACAGTTAAAGGTAAATCAGGATTTGCAACAATTACAGCTTATTCGATAAAGAATCCTGATGTTAAAGCAGAGTGTATAATTAATATTACACCAAATGCTGGAAAAGTAATTAAGGTAGAAGGGTTATCTTTAATAAATACAATCGATACACTTGCATTAGGTGATATTCATCAATTAAGTGCTAAAATTACTCCAGAAAATGCTACACATAAATATATTATTTGGTCAAGCAGTGACGAAACAATTATTCAAATCGATGCTACTGGAAAATTAAAAGCTGTTGGAATTGGAGTGGCAACAATTACAGCAAAAACAACTGGGGGAACAAGTGTAGATTTAACAATTACAGTTAAAGAAGTTAATAGAGATGCTTTACAAGAAGCATATAATAACAATAAAGATAAAACTAGCGAAACTTATACACCAGTAAGTTGGCAAGTATTTGATGAAGCAATGCAACATGCAAAAGCTGTATTGGATAATGAAAATGCTAGTCAAAAAGAAGTAGATCAAGCATTAACAATTTTAATAACTGCAGTAGAAGGATTAGTAAAAAAAGCTAATAAGTTTGAATTACAAATTGCAATTGACTTAGCTAATGCAATTACTGATGAAGATTTAGAAAAAGTAATTCCAGTAGTAGTTGATGAATTCATTGCAGCAAGAGATGAAGCTAATGCAGTTTACAATAATGAAAATGCTTCACAAGTTGAAGTAAATAATGTATTTGATAGACTTGCTAGTGTAATGCAAAAATTAGAATTCTTCAAGGGTGACAAAACAGCATTAAAAGCATTCATCGATAAAGTAAGTGGATTAGAAGCTGATAAATATATTCAAGCTACATGGACAGCATTTGAAACAGAATTAAGTGAAGCAAAAGCTGTGTATAAAGATGAAAATGCAATGCAAGAAGAAGTAAATAAAGCTTACAGTGAATTAGTAACAGAATTCTTGAACTTAAGATTAATTCCAGATAAGAGTCTATTAGAAGAGTTAATCAATCAAGCAGAAGGATTAAATAGTGCAAACTATACAAAAGCAACATTTGATGGATTAACAAAAGCATTAAATGAAGCAAAAGTAGTATTTGAAAATCCAAATGCTTCACAAGTTGAAGTAGACAATGCAAAAGCTACATTAGAAAAAGCAATTGCCGGATTACAAACAGTAACAATTGATAACACAGTAAGTACACCAGTAAATAATGGTGATACAACTACAAGTGTAAAAACAGGAGATGAAAGCTTAACAGGAATGTTTGCAACAATAGCATTATTAAGTGTAGCTGGGTATACAGTGTTAAAAAGAAAAGAAGATTAA